A single Mycobacteriales bacterium DNA region contains:
- a CDS encoding acetate/propionate family kinase, protein MRVLVVNTGSSSVKLRLLDEGELAGSTDLGAPSTLDDSDWSDAIAALAGESGVDAAGHRIVHGGPDFTAPVVVDDKVRSALEAVVELAPLHLPASLAGLDAVRSALPSVPSIGCFDTAFHATMPAAATTYAVPAAWRSLGVRRYGFHGLSHAYSARRAAEILGRPVEDLRLVSCHLGAGASLCAVHSGRSVDTTMGFTPLEGVVMATRSGSVDPGLVLWLQRQRGLSADEVSDGLERHSGLLGLAGTADMREVLSRMSTDDQEARLAFEVYVHRLKAAIAAMAASMSGVDAVSFTGGVGERAPAVREGAVAGLEYLGLAVNPGQNEAARGDANVSAPGVPASVAVVTAREDLEIAAQVSRLLG, encoded by the coding sequence ATGAGGGTGCTGGTCGTCAACACCGGCTCCAGCTCGGTCAAGCTGCGGTTGCTCGACGAGGGCGAGCTCGCCGGTTCCACCGACCTCGGCGCACCGTCCACACTGGACGACTCGGACTGGTCGGACGCGATCGCCGCGCTGGCCGGAGAGTCCGGAGTGGACGCCGCCGGGCACCGGATCGTGCACGGCGGCCCGGACTTCACCGCCCCGGTGGTCGTCGACGACAAGGTCCGGTCGGCGCTGGAGGCCGTGGTCGAGCTGGCCCCGCTGCACCTGCCGGCCTCGCTGGCCGGGTTGGACGCGGTCCGGTCGGCGCTGCCGTCGGTGCCCTCGATCGGCTGCTTCGACACCGCGTTCCACGCGACGATGCCGGCGGCCGCGACCACGTACGCGGTCCCGGCGGCCTGGCGCTCGCTCGGCGTGCGCCGGTACGGCTTCCACGGCCTGTCCCACGCGTACTCCGCCCGCCGGGCCGCGGAGATCCTCGGCCGCCCGGTCGAGGACCTGCGGCTGGTCAGTTGCCACCTCGGCGCCGGCGCGTCGCTGTGCGCCGTCCACTCCGGACGGTCGGTGGACACCACGATGGGCTTCACGCCGCTGGAGGGCGTCGTGATGGCGACCCGGTCCGGCTCCGTCGACCCGGGACTGGTGCTCTGGCTGCAGCGGCAGCGCGGGCTGTCCGCCGACGAGGTCTCCGACGGGCTCGAGCGGCACTCGGGCCTGCTCGGGCTGGCCGGCACCGCGGACATGCGCGAGGTCCTGTCCCGCATGTCCACGGACGACCAGGAGGCGCGGCTCGCGTTCGAGGTCTACGTGCACCGGCTCAAGGCGGCGATCGCGGCGATGGCGGCGTCGATGTCCGGGGTGGACGCGGTCTCGTTCACCGGCGGCGTCGGCGAGCGGGCGCCGGCGGTCCGGGAGGGCGCGGTGGCCGGGCTGGAGTACCTCGGCCTGGCCGTCAACCCGGGCCAGAACGAGGCCGCCCGGGGCGACGCGAACGTGTCCGCCCCGGGCGTACCCGCCTCCGTCGCGGTCGTCACCGCCCGCGAGGACCTGGAGATCGCGGCCCAGGTCTCGCGGCTACTCGGCTGA